A single Anatilimnocola floriformis DNA region contains:
- a CDS encoding helix-turn-helix domain-containing protein has product MAKTADILENFGQRVRSLRTAKGWSQEDFAHECQLDRTYMGGIERGERNVALRNIQRIANALGISISELMKGL; this is encoded by the coding sequence ATGGCAAAGACGGCCGACATCTTGGAGAACTTCGGCCAGCGAGTACGCTCTTTACGCACTGCTAAGGGCTGGTCGCAGGAGGACTTTGCCCATGAGTGCCAGCTCGACCGAACCTATATGGGCGGAATTGAGCGCGGCGAACGAAATGTCGCCCTGAGGAATATCCAGCGCATCGCCAACGCCTTGGGGATTTCGATTTCCGAGTTGATGAAAGGCCTGTGA